Genomic window (Ananas comosus cultivar F153 linkage group 1, ASM154086v1, whole genome shotgun sequence):
CCAACCAATCAGATCGCAGCACACGGATCATGTGCTTCGTCAAAGTTCAATCTCGCCCGTCCAAACTCCCTGCCCTACTCCGATACACACAATCTCAACCGCCCTCTAAGTTTCTCCAACTCATATAAATACCTCTTCAAACTCTTCGTAACGCCTTCTCTCCTCTCATatccttaataataataaaaaaaaatttaaaaaaaattaaaaaaaacatccgtctccaaaaccctaatccttCTACTCGCTCCCTTCCCTTTCAACCCCAGCGGCATTAATGGCGCGTACGAAGCAAACCGCTCGCAAGTCCACGGGAGGCAAGGCTCCTCGGAAGCAGCTCGCCACTAAGGTACGCTCCGATCGATCCATCCGTCGATCAAACGCCTAGGGTTTTGTGTTTTCTTTCTAGATCCCTTCAATggcgatctcgatctcgatttTGTGTCATATAACGCGGCGAGGATCGATCCGACCTCTCTAGTTTAGGGTTTTCTACGTAGATTCCCCTGTGATCTTGATCGTGATCTCTATCCTGCCTTATATAAAGTATAATGCGGCGAGGATCAATCCAATCTCTAGGTAGAGCTCCCCTCTGACTTCAATCTTTTTCTACATCATGTCATGTATAATCCGGCAAGGCcttggggtttagggtttagggtttactgTGGAAATGTCTGTCCGATATCGGTCTTGATTTAGGAAGGAAGGAAAGGTCGATTCGACCTCTAGTAGGGGTCTAGGattatttcttatttcttatgCTGATCTGATCTGATCTGATGCgtagtaatattattatttatcttgaTCTCAATTCTGATTGTGTTGTTGCTCTACTAAATGTGGTGGTTGGTTGGGTTATCTTAtctcatttatttatattttgtaaaataataaaaattttaaaaaaaggcgGCGCGGAAGTCGGCGCCGACGACGGGAGGGGTGAAGAAGCCGCACAGGTTCCGGCCGGGGACGGTGGCGCTGCGGGAGATCCGCAAGTACCAGAAGAGCACGGAGCTGCTGATCCGGAAGCTGCCGTTCCAGCGGCTGGTGCGGGAGATCGCGCAGGACTTCAAGACGGACCTGCGGTTCCAGAGCCACGCCGTGCTCGCCCTCCAGGAGGCGGCCGAGGCCTACCTCGTCGGCCTCTTCGAGGACACCAACCTCTGCGCCATCCACGCCAAGCGCGTCACCATCATGCCCCGCGACATCCAGCTCGCCCGCCGCATCCGCGGTGAGCGCGCTTAGACTCCAattcccccctcccccctcctcttctttctttctctttctctttctttccatctccatctctctctctctctctccatctgcTCTCACCGCCACTTTTCTATTACTAGCTAATTCCTCCTGTCTTTTAGCTTTAAGCTTTTttaaagcatgcatgcatccCATCCCTCTTTTTGGTGTCGTGTAAATTCTCTCTTTTGGGATGGGTCATGGCTGTGGGCtggtatatatattatattataatatacagAGAGGTTTAGTTTAGACTATGTGGATAATATGTGTTTCCTAGTATGATGTCGCCGCTCTCTggacctttttcttttctttctgttttggatatttaatatatatatatttatatatctggT
Coding sequences:
- the LOC109720320 gene encoding histone H3.3-like, with the protein product MARTKQTARKSTGGKAPRKQLATKAARKSAPTTGGVKKPHRFRPGTVALREIRKYQKSTELLIRKLPFQRLVREIAQDFKTDLRFQSHAVLALQEAAEAYLVGLFEDTNLCAIHAKRVTIMPRDIQLARRIRGERA